In the genome of Desulfuromonas acetexigens, one region contains:
- a CDS encoding right-handed parallel beta-helix repeat-containing protein, with product MIRLALICCLIWPGMAAALSIEQPTVWRGELRFSETVRVAPGAALTVEAGTTVHFSGGALEVAGRLEATEARFTGPNWQGIVLKGVDSDTRLTDCLIDGADTGVEAIGGAPRLERLHLRGNRIGAQLGKKSTAILRDSHIEENSRAGLIVKDGAAPTLTGNLFAGNGLFGAYIVQAKPQAFRDNRFAGQPTGLKIANLGSDPEIIGNHFERNEVAILVDKAARPTLTGNILTGNGIALHLYRRADARVTGNRFADNKLAVLAEYSSYPKITENDFSGNERSLKLAFQSSAWEAANGAAARAQESRQGVFGQGKRPDDGERRWPPAPTDGTIDARDNWWGTAGTEELATAAGKDNPSFILDGRDTPTFRDGGKDYPLDRVLFSPWRDRAATGDLSP from the coding sequence ATGATCCGGCTGGCGCTGATCTGTTGCCTGATCTGGCCGGGAATGGCCGCCGCCCTGAGCATCGAGCAACCGACCGTTTGGCGGGGGGAGTTGCGTTTCAGTGAAACGGTGCGGGTCGCCCCCGGCGCGGCGCTGACTGTGGAAGCCGGGACAACCGTGCATTTTTCCGGCGGAGCGCTGGAAGTGGCGGGACGGCTGGAAGCGACAGAGGCCCGTTTCACCGGCCCGAACTGGCAAGGGATCGTGCTCAAGGGGGTCGACAGCGACACCCGCCTGACGGATTGCCTCATCGACGGCGCCGACACCGGCGTCGAGGCGATCGGCGGCGCGCCGCGCCTGGAGCGACTGCATCTGCGCGGCAACCGCATCGGCGCGCAACTGGGGAAAAAGAGCACCGCCATCCTCCGCGACAGCCACATCGAAGAGAACTCCCGGGCTGGACTGATCGTCAAGGACGGCGCCGCGCCGACGTTGACCGGCAACCTTTTTGCGGGCAACGGCCTCTTCGGTGCCTACATCGTTCAGGCCAAGCCCCAGGCCTTTCGCGACAACCGTTTCGCCGGGCAGCCGACCGGGCTGAAGATCGCCAACCTCGGCAGCGACCCGGAAATCATCGGCAACCACTTCGAAAGAAACGAGGTCGCCATCCTCGTCGACAAGGCCGCCCGCCCAACCCTCACCGGCAACATCCTCACCGGCAACGGCATCGCCCTGCACCTTTACCGCCGCGCCGACGCGCGGGTGACGGGGAACCGCTTCGCCGACAACAAACTCGCCGTCCTGGCGGAATATTCCTCCTATCCGAAGATCACCGAAAACGATTTCAGCGGCAACGAACGTTCGCTGAAGCTCGCCTTTCAGTCCTCGGCCTGGGAAGCGGCCAACGGTGCCGCCGCCCGCGCCCAGGAATCCCGCCAGGGAGTCTTCGGTCAGGGGAAGCGGCCGGACGACGGCGAGCGCCGTTGGCCGCCGGCCCCCACGGACGGGACCATCGACGCCCGGGACAACTGGTGGGGAACGGCCGGGACCGAGGAACTGGCCACGGCGGCGGGAAAAGACAATCCCTCTTTCATTCTCGACGGCCGCGACACCCCGACCTTCCGCGACGGGGGCAAGGACTACCCCCTCGACCGGGTGCTCTTCAGCCCCTGGCGCGACCGCGCCGCAACCGGAGATTTATCGCCATGA